In Brettanomyces bruxellensis chromosome 8, complete sequence, a genomic segment contains:
- the NOP1 gene encoding Small subunit processome complex component (BUSCO:EOG092648VW), with the protein MAYSQRGGRGGFRNGKLNKARVHKQSALMCFCGSRGGRGGRGGFRGGRGGGRGGFRGGFRGGRGGRGGSRGGRGGRGGAPRGGARGGAKVVIEPHRHQGVYIARGKEDLLVTKNLVPGESVYGEKRISVEEPSKDPSTPPTKIEYRVWNPFRSKLAAGIMGGLDDIFMGPGKKVLYLGAASGTTVSHVSDLVGPEGIVYAVEFAHRPGRELIALAKKRPNIIPIIEDARHPQKYRMLVSMVDCVFADVAQPDQARIIALNSHLFLKDGGGVVISIKANCIDSTVDAETVFAREVQKMREERIKPLEQLTLEPYERDHCIVVGKYMRGGI; encoded by the exons atggCATATTCTCAAAGAGGCGGTAGAGGTGGCTTTAGAAATGGTAAGTTGAACAAAGCAAGAGTGCACAAGCAAAGTGCTTTAATGTGTTTCT GCGGTTCTCGAGGAGGCCGTGGTGGAAGAGGTGGATTTAGAGGAGGCCGTGGTGGAGGCCGTGGAGGATTCAGAGGAGGATTCAGAGGTGGCCGTGGAGGCCGTGGAGGGTCAAGAGGTGGAAGAGGTGGAAGAGGTGGAGCCCCAAGAGGAGGAGCAAGAGGAGGAGCCAAAGTTGTGATAGAACCTCACAGACATCAGGGTGTCTATATTGCAAGAGGCAAGGAAGATTTGTTGGTGACAAAGAACTTGGTTCCAGGTGAGTCCGTGTACGGAGAGAAGAGAATCAGTGTTGAGGAGCCTTCAAAGGACCCAAGCACCCCACCAACAAAGATTGAATACAGAGTTTGGAATCCTTTCAGATCGAAGTTGGCTGCCGGTATCATGGGAGGTTTAGATGACATTTTCATGGGACCAGGAAAGAAGGTGCTTTATCTTGGTGCTGCTTCTGGTACCACTGTTTCGCACGTTTCTGATTTGGTCGGACCAGAGGGTATTGTCTATGCTGTGGAGTTTGCCCACAGACCAGGAAGAGAGTTGATTGCTTTGGCCAAGAAGAGACCAAACATCATTCCTATAATAGAGGATGCTAGACACCCACAAAAGTACAGAATGTTGGTGAGTATGGTGGACTGTGTCTTTGCTGATGTTGCCCAACCAGATCAGGCCAGAATTATCGCTTTGAACTCACATCTTTTCCTTAAAGATGGTGGTGGTGTGGTTATCTCTATCAAGGCCAACTGTATCGACTCCACTGTCGATGCCGAGACCGTTTTTGCCCGTGAGGTGCAGAAAATGAGAGAGGAAAGAATCAAGCCTCTTGAGCAATTGACCTTGGAGCCTTATGAGAGAGATCACTGTATTGTTGTTGGAAAGTACATGAGAGGTGGAATCTAA
- a CDS encoding uncharacterized protein (BUSCO:EOG09263760): MTETINATNLVNVSAKKEQAGADHAESSESVENEAENGNKKKVYPRKPKPIIPEGMSKHQWKKMMKRKRWEENKVQMRVARRQRLRERKQERKRKIQELKDKGEDYSSLLPAKKPKKLTVDEQKDTNVSIIVDCAFDDLMLEKEVVSLSGQIARSYSVNKRSPNRVKLVIGCFNKRLKSRFDESLKDYFKWDHNEIEFTEDDLDKLFVGKDLSKVTYLSADTDEKIEELKSGETYIVGGIVDKGRHKNLCKEKAEKLGIKTRRLPIDECIKISGRKVLTTAHVVELLIRWFEYKDWTKTFEQVLPARKLKDNKPRNKEAKD; encoded by the coding sequence ATGACAGAAACTATAAATGCCACAAATTTGGTGAATGTATCTGCTAAGAAGGAGCAGGCTGGTGCAGACCATGCTGAATCTTCTGAGTCAGTGGAAAATGAAGctgaaaatggaaataaaaagaaggttTACCCAAGGAAACCAAAACCGATTATTCCTGAGGGAATGAGTAAACATcaatggaaaaagatgatgaaacgGAAAAGAtgggaagaaaataaggtGCAGATGAGAGTTGCTAGGAGACAACGTCTAAGAGAGCGTAAgcaggaaaggaaaagaaagatacaaGAACTGAAGGATAAAGGTGAGGATTATAGTTCGTTACTTCCGGCaaagaagccaaagaaGCTGACAGTAGATGAACAAAAGGATACAAACGTTAGTATAATTGTAGACTGCGCATTCGATGATTTAATGCTAGAGAAGGAAGTTGTTTCTTTGAGTGGCCAGATAGCACGATCATATTCTGTGAACAAAAGAAGTCCAAACAGAGTTAAGCTGGTTATTGGCTGCTTTAACAAGAGGCTTAAAAGTAGGTTTGATGAGTCATTGAAGGATTATTTCAAGTGGGATCACAACGAGATTGAGTTCACCGAAGATGACTTAGATAAGTTATTTGTGGGAAAAGACTTGTCGAAAGTCACATATCTCTCCGCAGACacagatgaaaaaattgaggagTTGAAGAGTGGTGAAACATATATCGTTGGAGGAATTGTGGATAAAGGACGACATAAAAATCTTTGTAAGGAAAAGGCAGAAAAGTTAGGAATTAAGACAAGACGTCTTCCTATTGATGAGTGCATTAAAATAAGTGGTAGAAAGGTCTTGACAACCGCACATGTCGTTGAACTTCTTATACGTTGGTTTGAATATAAGGATTGGACCAAGACTTTTGAGCAAGTTCTTCCAGCACGTAAACTGAAGGATAATAAACCAAGAAACAAGGAAGCGAAGGACTGA
- a CDS encoding uncharacterized protein (BUSCO:EOG092654VM), whose protein sequence is MVYLAGALYAIGFWLLVDASIFSKTVNASVVHVTFVDWIPFICSTLGMIVINSIDKSQLFNSEGFGSGLQWQARLVLFIGFSLLAIGTAGSFLVLILKFLIKGFNTMPTLEMGLENVGANFSVMFSCILLWIIQNIEEDQTLSL, encoded by the coding sequence ATGGTTTATTTAGCTGGTGCCCTTTATGCAATTGGATTTTGGCTCTTGGTCGATGCATCTATATTCAGCAAAACAGTGAATGCCTCAGTTGTGCATGTGACGTTTGTTGACTGGATTCCATTTATTTGCTCTACGTTGGGAATGATCGTCATTAATTCAATAGATAAAAGCCAGCTCTTCAATTCTGAAGGATTTGGCTCCGGATTGCAATGGCAGGCGAGATTGGTTCTTTTTATAGGCTTTTCACTGTTGGCAATTGGAACGGCGGGATCATTCCTTGTgcttattttgaaatttttaattAAGGGTTTCAATACTATGCCTACGTTGGAAATGGGATTAGAAAACGTTGGTGCCAACTTCAGCGTGATGTTTAGCTGCATATTACTCTGGATAATACAGAACATTGAGGAGGATCAAACTTTATCTTTGTGA
- a CDS encoding uncharacterized protein (BUSCO:EOG09260EPQ), with protein MSSVRPELKFSDDRDQRSFYYKYLRLADKPQRTIRVVDKGDYYSVFDQDAEFVADLIYKTQSVIKNSHVKISGIDKQTVQYLTLSPAVFANLVKIVVIDMGYKLEIYDRTWSNCKMASPGNLTEIDDLINTSELSSVSIIAALKLVNSSSEGRKIGLGYYDPNHKYIGLSEFMDNGLYSNLESILIQLGVKECLLPENADSKDPEFEKVKHVIDRCDVVITEFKSSEFNVKNVEQDLVTLTGNELVLSTNEMSSLQLAQSCANALVSYLSLLSDDSNRGALSIGKYNLEQFMKLDYAAVRALNLFPPPNFNNSMNKTSSLFGLLNNCKTAGGTRLLSQWIKQPLVDVNEINKRHMLVKFFFDDMNLRTSLQNDFLSGVPDIAKLLKKISSKRNRMARLDDVICLYQMCLKLPVAIKLLTEGLTGIMNDDEKENALTKQLVSSLWIEPITECGKVLKTYEAMIEQTIDLSSLENATSASAFSNSMLAINPEYDESLMNLSKKLDKVQKSMHNIHADVGDELGMELNRKLKLEDHHLHGWCFRLTRNDASCIRGNHKYRELSTVKAGVYFTTKELSHLSRVYKSLQENYEKCQREIVDEVVSTAATYVPVFTKLEISVSKLDVIVSFSHAAAFAPIEYVRPSRMYSLNSERRVCNLKEARHPCLEQQENMMFIANDIHMEKNKEEFLIITGPNMGGKSTYIRTVGVIALMNQIGCFIPVSEGSEICIVDSILARVGASDSQLKGVSTFMSEMLEMSSIIKTATANSLIIVDELGRGTSTYDGFGLAWSISEYISTKIKAFTLFATHFHELTTLAEKIPTISNLHVMAHVEDVDNVARKGSTDNITLLYKVEPGISDQSFGIHVAEIVRFPSKIISMAKRKASELDDNEDENADSKRPHFSDDELLGGRETLKAVLKAWKSSVESKGGLEKLSSDEVTGELRSIVSTKFKSEFEADKVLQYILAL; from the coding sequence ATGTCAAGTGTGCGCCCAGAGTTGAAATTCTCCGATGATCGGGATCAAAGATCGTTCTACTATAAGTATCTAAGATTAGCTGACAAGCCACAGAGAACTATCAGGGTGGTTGATAAAGGTGACTATTACAGTGTGTTTGACCAAGATGCAGAGTTTGTGGCCGATCTTATTTACAAAACACAGTCGGTTATTAAGAATTCACATGTTAAGATATCCGGAATTGACAAACAAACTGTTCAATATTTGACATTATCGCCAGCAGTCTTTGCAAACTTGGTGAAAATTGTCGTCATCGACATGGGTTACAAGCTTGAAATATATGACCGCACATGGAGCAATTGCAAAATGGCCTCGCCCGGAAATTTGACCGAAATCGATGATTTGATAAACACATCAGAATTAAGTTCCGTGTCAATAATTGCGGCCTTGAAGTTGGTCAATTCATCTAGTGAAGGAAGGAAAATCGGATTGGGCTATTATGATCCGAATCATAAATATATTGGTTTATCTGAATTTATGGATAATGGTTTGTATTCAAACTTGGAATCGATTCTTATTCAATTGGGTGTTAAGGAATGCCTCCTTCCCGAAAATGCGGATTCTAAAGATCCAGAATTTGAGAAAGTGAAGCATGTTATAGACAGATGTGATGTTGTTATCACTGAATTCAAATCCTCTGAATTCAATGTGAAGAATGTTGAACAGGATCTTGTTACATTGACCGGTAATGAACTTGTCCTTTCTACAAATGAAATGAGCAGTCTTCAGCTTGCACAGTCATGTGCGAACGCGTTGGTTTCTTATCtatctcttctttctgatgATTCTAACCGTGGAGCCCTGTCTATTGGAAAGTATAACCTTGAACAATTCATGAAGTTGGATTATGCAGCGGTCAGAGCATTAAACTTGTTTCCTCCTCCAAACTTTAACAACTCTATGAACAAAACATCGTCACTTTTTGGTCTCCTTAACAACTGTAAAACTGCCGGAGGCACAAGACTTCTTTCTCAATGGATAAAGCAGCCGTTAGTTGATGTCAATGAAATCAATAAAAGACACATGCTTGTTAAGTTCTTCTTCGATGACATGAATTTAAGAACCAGCCTTCAAAAcgattttctttctggcGTTCCGGATATCGcaaaacttttgaaaaagattaGCTCCAAGCGTAACAGAATGGCCCGTTTGGATGATGTGATATGCCTCTATCAGATGTGCCTTAAGCTTCCGGTGGCTATTAAATTGTTGACCGAGGGACTAACAGGAATTATGaacgatgatgaaaaggaaaatgctCTCACCAAGCAGTTGGTGAGCTCTCTGTGGATTGAACCAATTACGGAGTGTGGCAAAGTTTTGAAAACTTATGAGGCTATGATCGAGCAGACGATTGATCTATCTTCATTAGAAAATGCAACTTCAGCCAGCGCATTCTCCAATTCAATGCTTGCTATTAATCCTGAATACGATGAATCCTTGATGAATCTTAGTAAGAAGCTTGATAAAGTACAGAAATCGATGCATAATATTCACGCGGATGTGGGTGATGAACTTGGTATGGAGTTGAACCGGAAATTGAAGCTTGAGGATCATCATTTACATGGATGGTGTTTCAGACTTACACGAAATGATGCCTCCTGTATTCGTGGTAACCATAAATACAGAGAACTTTCCACAGTCAAGGCGGGTGTTTACTTTACAACAAAGGAATTAAGTCATTTGAGTCGTGTGTATAAATCCTTGCAAGAAAATTATGAAAAATGTCAAAGAgaaattgttgatgagGTCGTTTCGACGGCTGCCACATACGTTCCTGTTTTCACTAAGTTGGAGATTTCAGTTTCGAAACTGGATGTGATTGTTTCTTTTAGTCATGCTGCGGCATTTGCTCCTATCGAATACGTTAGACCAAGTCGCATGTATTCTCTAAACTCTGAAAGACGTGTGTGCAACTTGAAAGAGGCAAGACATCCATGCTTGGAGCAGCAAGAGAATATGATGTTTATAGCAAATGATATCCACatggagaaaaataaggagGAATTTCTCATAATAACGGGACCAAACATGGGTGGTAAATCCACTTATATACGGACGGTTGGTGTCATTGCGTTAATGAACCAAATAGGTTGTTTTATTCCAGTTTCAGAAGGTTCTGAAATTTGCATAGTCGACTCGATTCTTGCTCGTGTTGGTGCTTCAGACTCCCAACTAAAAGGTGTTTCTACCTTTATGTCAGAAATGCTTGAGATGTCATCAATTATCAAGACTGCTACAGCAAACTCATTAATTATTGTGGATGAATTGGGCAGAGGTACATCCACTTATGATGGTTTCGGTCTAGCATGGTCGATTTCCGAATATATATCGACGAAAATCAAGGCATTCACGTTATTTGCTACACATTTCCATGAGCTCACAACATTAGCAGAAAAAATCCCTACAATTAGTAACCTTCATGTTATGGCACATGTGGAAGATGTGGATAACGTTGCAAGAAAAGGTTCAACCGACAATATAACACTTCTCTACAAAGTAGAGCCGGGTATTTCTGACCAGTCCTTCGGAATTCATGTTGCCGAAATTGTCAGATTTCCTAGTAAGATCATCTCTATggcgaaaagaaaagcatcgGAGCTAGACGataatgaggatgaaaatgcaGATAGTAAGAGGCCACATTTCTCTGATGATGAGCTTCTTGGTGGAAGAGAAACTTTAAAGGCTGTTTTGAAAGCATGGAAAAGTAGCGTCGAAAGTAAAGGAGGCCTTGAAAAACTATCTAGTGATGAAGTTACTGGAGAGCTTAGAAGTATTGTTTCTACAAAGTTCAAATCGGAGTTCGAAGCCGACAAAGTTTtacaatatattttggCACTTTGA